Sequence from the Gloeocapsopsis dulcis genome:
GACATTCGTTGAATAACTAAGTCTCGATACACCTGCTGTTTACTCTGCCAATCAACGCCGTAGGATGTATTTGGAATCGGTACTAAAACATACAGTGTACTGTGTCCTGCTGGGGCATTACTAGGATCAACAATTGATGGATTGCAGACATAAAACGGAGGATCGGTTTCATCTAATGCAGAATCATCCACCCAAGGGCGTTCGCGTTTACGAATATGTTCAGATAAATACAGTTGATGATGTGGTAACTCGTAACGGCGATTAATACCCAAGTACAGCATAAACGTCGAACAAGAAAACTGCATTGAGCTAAGTTTCTCATCGGTGTAGCGTCCCCGCGCTGATTCGGGAAGCAGATGTCGCACGCCATAACCAAAGTCTGCATTCACTACAACTGCATCTGCGGAAATGCGTTCGCCGCTGACTAACTCTACGCCACGAGTGCGATCGCTTTCGATCCACACCTGTTTAATAGGACAATTCAAGTGAATCTTAACACCTAAATCCTTCGCTGCATGAGCCAAAGCTTGCGCTAATGCACGGAATCCACCTTCAGGATGCCATACTCCATCAGCAAATTCTAAAAAGGGAATCAAGCTAAATATACTCGAACAAGCCGTAGGGTGCATTCCCAGATACTTCGATGGATAACTGAGTGCATATACCAAGCGATCGTCTTGAAAAAAGCGCCAAAAATGTTGATAAAGCGTTTCCCAAGGGCGAAAGGACAATCCAGTGGCTATCTCATTAGGACGCAGGTATCCTAGAGGCGATCGCACAGGTGAACCTAAATAAGGCTTATAACCTGCCTCATTTTTACGAATATGTTCTGTATACCATCGATCAAAGGCTTCTGGTAAATCAGAACGCATTGCTGTCAGTTGTGCTTTAAAAGCATCGAGATCTGAGGTTAAGTCCAACTGACTATCATCCCAGAAACGTATTCTGGTATTTGGGTTAAGCTGTTTAAATTGAATGTAGTCTGCTAATCTTAGCCCTGCCTCGGCAAATAATTCCTCGTACACGCGAGGTAGTTGTAAAATTGTTGGTCCAGTGTCAAAAGCATAATCTCCATCGACAAACCCCCGCATTCTTCCGCCAACGCGATCCGTAGCTTCAAAGATTTGTACCGAGTACCCTTTACTGGCTAGCCGCATCGCTGTTGCTAAGCCACCAGGTCCTGCTCCTACAATAATAATTTGTTCTGACATTACCTAACCTTTATCCGCGCTCACCATGATTGTTAGCGTAGCGCTATCCGCTCTCTAAAACTCAAAATCTTTAACGCAAAGCGCAATCAATCGTGGCTTTAAGCCTCTTTTCGCAGCAGACTTAATAAACTACGATATTTCGAGCAACAAACTGTAAAATCTACGTATTTTGGACTGATTTTTTCGAGCACAGTGTGACATTCTTTTATTTAAGCATTTAATTACGGCATACCTATCGACTTATAGTAAATTAATTTATTAAGAAGAAAAGATATACTAAACGAGTTCAATAGCAAATACTTTTAGCCAAAATGGTTCAATATGTAGATTAAGCAATCTCTTGAAATATCCAGATTTAACAGCTATGGTGTATTGACTACAGCACTTTTAGTGTTAGCAAAAAAATACGGTTGTGTTGCAAAAACTTGTGAAGGATAGAAAACTCCTTGAAAAAGGAAGTAAGCTATGCAGCCACTCCAAAGATTTCAGCTATGAATTTAAGGTCAATAACCGCGCCTTTAGCAACTGCTTGAATTTGCCCTTTTGTGATCATGTTCATAATTTCGTATCCTTTTATTGTTCGTCGTGCCGTGTTGAATGAACCGAATCCCATTCCAGGTTTGACTAATCGTTTGATGCCTCGATGGTCTTGCTCAACTATATTGTTTAGATACTTTTTCTGTCGTAATTCCACTGTCTGTGGCAACTCTTTCTTGATTTTAAGTTCATCTATAGCTTTCGGATAAGCGGCATTTTTATCCACAGTGACGACGCGCGGTTCCTGGTTGTGGGACGCTTTGAGCGCTTTACGAAAAAATCGCTTGGCGGCTTGGGCATCCCGCTTGGCTGTTAGGAGGAAGTCCAGCGTGTTCCTAGCTGAGTCCACTGCCCGATAAAGATATTTCCATTTCCCTTTGACTTTTACATAGGTTTCGTCCACGCGCCATAAATCATTTGTGATCTGCAAGTGGGGTCGGCAGCGCTTGTCCAGTTCTGGTCCATACTGCTGTACCCACCGGAAAATTGTCGTGTGGCTGACTTCCATTCCTCTCTCATTTACCATCTCTGCTACCTGGCGGTAGGAGAGCGGATAGGTCAAGTACCAGCGCACGCAGAGTAGGATGATATTGGCTTCATAATGTCGCCACTTGAAGAGGTTGGACTTGGACATGGAGAGGGGTGAGACCACAACACAAGCCTCTCAGCTTATCACCTCCCTCAGTTTTTGCAACAGAACCACATCTGCTGGCGATCGCGTTCATCAACCAAGAAGTTGAAGTAAAAATGCAAGTCCAGCTGTGCGGCAAGTTTCTCAAACAAATCATTCATCAGTGCCAGCGGTTGTTCAGTCGAAAGTAGGGCGCTAGCAGTTTCTGAGAGCAGCTTGAGTCGTTCGCTACGTTCGCGCAGGGCTTTTTCTGCTAGTTTATACTCGGTAACATCGCGGCTGATCGCGAGTAGCGACTGCGCCGAACTATCCTGAGCAAACTCAGGTGCAATGCGAGATTGATACGAGCGAGTTCCGTCAGGGGAGGAAAAATCGAATTCTAGAAAACTGCATTGTCGCGTTGTCAGAACTTCGCGCAGGCTATTGTCCCAAGCGGTAGCTGTTTCGGTCGCAAATCCTAGTTCTGCGTTGGTTTTGCCCAAAAAGTGTGCTTGTGGTATTCCGGTTGCTTGTTCGATCGCAGGATTAACATAGAGATGACGCAGTTCGAGATTGAATCGGGAAATAATATCGAGGGAGTTTTCAACTAAAGCGCGAAATTCTTGTTCGCGGCGATGAAGTTCGGCTGCTATCTGCTTGCGCTCAGTAATATCTTCGGCAATTCCATTAACACACTGTATTTCTCCCGCATCGTTTTTCACCGGATACCCGCGATCGCGCACCCAACGAACCGTACCATCAGGACGCACAATCCGATACTCTTCGTCGTATTTTCCCCGTAGGATATTTGTAAAGAACGCCTCGCGTACTCGTTCGCGATCATCAGGGTAAATCGTATCGATCCACTCTTGCCAATTTGCTTTTAGGCTGGCACAACTTCTTCCCCAGATTTTTTCATACGCGGAACTGACATAGAGCGATCGCGCTTGCTGCGGATCGCACATCCAAAAGACATCTTCAATGCTTTCTGCCAGCTGGCGAAATCGGGTTTCACTCGCTTGCAATGCGGTTAATGCTTGTTTGCGTTGGGTAATATCGCGGATTAACCAGCGCAGTGCCACGAATTGTCCCTTACGATCGCCTCCGGCGTTGAGAAAAGCGCAATCGCGTACCACAGCTACTGTTAAAATAACGTCAATTGGGCGACGATCCCACTGTCGTACTATACGTACTTCCCACTCGCGTACCCAGTCTCCTGAACGTGGCTCGTTGATTTTAGCGACCAATTCTTGGCGATCGCTGTCTGCGACAAAATTGAGAAATGGTAATCCGATCAACAAATGCGATTGCACTCCTAGCATACTTGCCGCTGCACGGTTGGCTTCTAGAATTGTTGCGGCTGCATCTGTCACCAAGTAACTGTCTGGAGCAAACTCAAACAACTCTTGATAGCGTTGGCGTTCTGCTTCTACTGTCTGACGTGCAACGACTAGAGCCTCTTTTTGCTGGCTCAAATCCTCATTTTGTCGCGCTAGCTCTTCGTTCTGCGTTTTTAATTCCTCCTCAGCAACTGCGAGTTCTTCCAAAGCCTCTTGGCATTCCGTTTCGCGCTGCTTAACTTTGCTAATGTCTTCCATTAATCCATCAATCACCGTCACGCCGTCGATGGTATTGAAGGTTTTACTAACTTGCACCCAGATTGTATTGCCATCAACTCGATGTAGTTGAAATTCGCGATCGCGAATTTGTCCATTTTGCTGCAATTGACTGAGAAGTTGTGCATAGTCTTCGGGCTGGAAATACGGCTCAAGTGTCTGTGTCGCAGGTGCGATCGCATCGACTCCTAACAATCGTAAAAATGCTGGATTACCTTCTAGCAAAGCGCCATCTTCGCTCAAGCAATAAATGATTATGGAACGGGTCTTCTTGCTAAAATCAGATAAATATCAAGATAACAAGCGCGATCGCTATATCCTTCTTGCTGCAGCAGGTACAACTAAGCCTTACTATGATTAGTATTCACAATTTGCAGCAAATTTGCAATACCAAAGCAGGTATTTAAAGTTTGACAGTTAAATATTTAAAAGCTTTATATTTACTTACTTTGTAATCAAAGAAACAAACTTAAAGAATAACTATTCCTTTCAGTTAAGGGAGATCGAGACGTAAGGATGAAGTTGTAATCTTAACGCCGTCATTGAATAGAAAGTGTTTCCTGCTAAACACGCTATTTCCTCGCCAGCTCGACGCCATTGCTACAACGGGGGACACCTCCGCACGACACTGGCTCCCCACTTGGGAGACTTTGAAAGGCTTGATCCCGTCCCCTTTAAGTTCTACCCAATTCTGGGGGAGAAGATCGGGAAAAATATTTGTTTGCGGGGGCTAGGGGGCGATTGGCACTTCATTCTTCAATTTAAAATCACATTGGGAGTAGTCGAGATGCAACTCAAGCCAATAGACCAACAAGTCATCGCAGTAGTTGGCGCTTCTAGCGGTATTGGACGAGAAACAGCCCTCAAGTTAGCAGCAAAAAATGCCAAATTAGTCGTTGCTGCGCGTAGCCAACCAGGGTTAGATTCTTTAGTAGAGGAAATTACTGCGCTTGGTGGTTCGGCAACGGCTATTGTTGCAGATGTGAGCGAATTTGAGCAGGTAAAAGCGATCGCCGACGCTGCGATCGCCGCCTACGGACGGTTAGACACTTGGGTACACTGCGCGGCAATTAATCTCTACGCTACGTTTGAACAAACAACCCCAGAAGAATTTCAGCGGGTTATTGATGTTAACTTCGTGGGGCAAGTATACGGTGCAATGGCTGCTTTACCTCATCTCAAGCGTCAAGGATCAGGCGCGTTAATTCATATTTCTTCAGTAGAAGCAAGACGTGCGTTGCCTTACCACAGCGCCTATGCAGCCGCAAAGCATGGGATTAAAGGTTTCTTAAAATCCTTGCGAGTTGAGTTACGGCATGAAAAATTGCCCATCAGCGTCACTAATATCATGCCAGCATCGATTAATACACCTTTATTTAATAAAAGTCGGACAAAGTTAGGTGTAAAACCCCAAGGACTACCACCGATTTATCAACCCGCAGCGGTAGCGGATGCGATTCTCTACGCAACAGAACATCCGATTCGCGATCTGGTAGTAGGCGGGGCAGGACAGGCAATCAGTTTTGCACAAGCACTTTCACCCTGCTTCATGGATGCTTTGATGCTACTTATTGGCTTTCAGTTGCAAAAAACCGATGAACCAAAATCTGAAGAAGCCCCAGACAATTTGTTTGAACCAATTACTGGATTTGATCGGGTTGCAGGGGATTTCAGTTCGCGATCGCGCATGAGTTATTCGGCTTGGTTAGCAACTCATCCAATAGCAAAGTGGGGTGTAGCTGCGACTGCGATCAGCATTATGGGGTTGGCAATTCTAAATGTAACTTAAGATTGACTATTAACTTTTGTTTGATTGCCCAATGCTAAAAGCTTTCCTATCACCTACCTAATTTAATAAGATGATGTGATGCTCGTCATCAACCGAAATCATTCCTTGCTCCCTAAGTTTGTTGAGTTGGCGAGTCGTTGTCACTCGCGTTGCACAACAAGCACTTGCAAGTTCTTCATGCGTAAAACGCACACTCAGACGAGTTCCTTGCGGTACAGGTTGACCGATTTCTTGTTTAAGAAATTGTAATAGATAATGCAAACGATGCTTTACCCGTCGCTGATCCGAAATGTATAAAAGTAACTCAGTTTGACGGAGGCGAGAAGTCAGTTTCGGGACTAGTTTTTGAACTCTGGAAGGACAATTAAGCCAATTGGTTAAGGGAAAGCGAACTAACTCAACGTTATTTGTCAATGCAGTTGCTTGATAAATATTAAGTGAAGTGATACTTGCCCCGAAGGGCATTGATGAACTTGCTAATCCGACAAGAACCTCTTCTCCCGTATCGCTTATGGTACTTAATTTAACAACGCCTTGACAAACTTGGTAAATTTCTTGATAGTTAATGGGAATCAGTTCCCCTTTGTAGTAGCGATCCTTGAAGCGATCGCTCGTCATTTCATCATCGCTATCTAAAGATAAGATTGATTGTAGCTGTAAAGCATTCTCGCGTAGCAGCCAACGCAAACCAATTATTTGGTCGTGTTCATCACGAATTGCAATATATTATATCCACATTATACAAATGCTTTCCATTGGGTAAACAGAAGTTGACTTTAAACGGTGAACTTAGTTTAACTCTGAGCTAAGTAACTGAAGAGGTTTAAGTTATCAGTTAACCAGCTAAAAGAATGTTTTTCTCTTGTTTTTTTCTGGCACTCAGAAAATTTTACAAACAAATAATACTGCTGAGAAAAAAATTTATCATATTTTTTTTGATTACTGTAGCAATTCTATTTGAGTTGTAAACTCTTTTTTGAAAACTACCTATATATAGCTTTCCTAGTTTTTTTAGCGTACGCACCAAAGAAATAAAAGAGATGTTCGCGAACAATTTAAAATTGCTATAACTCATAATCTTTTTTAATTCGATACATAAGATATTACAAGTTTGCCTTGTGGGTTAACGAATTTAACCTAGCTTGAAAGGAAAAGTGGCTTAGGTATTGTATTTTAGTTTCCAAGCAAAGTTATTATTCTACATCCAATGCTGGAAAGAGATTCTACTGTTGCTAATAGAATCAAGTCGGTTGCTAAATGAAGAGCTTACTGTTGTAGCAAGAAATACAAAGAAACTTAATACATAGATATCTCAAAGGTTAGAGATGCTGGACAAAACATAGCTATTAATTTAAGAAAACAATAAAAAAGTTAAGTGATTTAAGAAGATAGAACAGTACTCAATAGCTTACTTAATTTAAGATTATTGAGCCAATTTTCTGAGGATTTAGGTGCAATAGAGTATGATAGCTCAATTCTAATAAAGCTTTTGATTACTTTAGTGAGTCAAATCATGATTTTTCGTAAAAATGGTTATAAATCAAGGGCTAAAATTAGAAAACAAGTAGTTGCGAGGAAATATACTCAAACTGAGCAGCAACTCAATGCACTCATAAAGTTAGAAGAATTAGATGAACGAATCCAAGCACAACCTTGGATGGTGAATGAGTTTGAGGTAGTTCTTGACAAGGCAATTGCAGCAGCATATCAATCGACAACAAATAGCACTTTAGCTCAACATTTCTTGCATCGCTTGCTGTATCGCATTAATCGATTAAAGCTGTTCTGGTATGACAATTTACAGCATTACACAAACGAGAGGTCAATTTACCTGCATTTGTGCCGTGAAAAAATTGAAACTGCTTGGCAACAGTGGGAGCTGGCACACATTGATGTATTAACACTGCAAACACTAGATGTTCAGAAAAGTCTACTCGAATGGGCTAATTGCGATCGCAACTCCCGTGACACTGAACAAGAGGATTACTTACAGCAGGAGATGACCTAGTCGCCGCACAACGACTAGGGCTGTCAGCTACCAAAAATTACTGGGAACAGTGCATCACAGAAGATGAATGCTACGGACGCCGGATGCTAGAAGAAGTGGCTTTACCGCTGGTAGAAAAGTATCCGGCAAGTGCGTGGGAGTTGCTGCTAGGGTATGAACAACAGAAGCACATTAGTAAGCGTGCGAGTGCTGCTACAGTAGATTTCTGTCGAGAGGCTCAAAGAAATGATGTAATGTCTAGTGCTAGGTAAGTCCACCTCTGTGGACTTTGTTTGTGTAGCAGCGAATTCATTCGCACTCACTTAGTTAATAGCGAAAAATTGCTGCCGCTGGTGATTGTGGTACTTCTTCAGGCTCTACAACGTAAACCATCCCACCATTCAATAATGTATGAACAGCAGCAAAATCTAACATATCTTCATCATCCGGTTCTGGTTCTGAGTGTAACTCTACAGCCATTGTATCTGGATCGAACTGACCCCAAAGTTCCTGCCCTACTGGTACAAATAAAGAATCAATCCTCTGAAAATAAGCGGCTGAAACAATTTCTTTAACATCATTTGAGGTTTTACCAGTGCCAGCGCCAGCGAGTTCCTGATAACGTTCCATTGCTTCTTTTTCTGCCTGATGGAATAGAGGTTCAACAATTGGCAAAGCTTTGTCTTGCAATTCTTCCGGCTTCACGATATCTACATTGACATTAATACCTTCTTCCACTAAATGGAGATACTCATTAGTATCTTTATAAATTGGGAAGAGATACTCGACTCCTGCTAACACTAAAGGTGCTTTTTGATTCTTCAGTTTCACACACACCACATCATCAATTTGGTGAAAGAATTGCAGGATATCTTTCTGGTGCTCATCTCTATCAGGGCTTCCTTGTCCGTGGAATGAACCAGGCTGCACCATAGAATTAGCCGTTCCTCCTCTAGATGTCGCAATCCGAAACTGACCCGATGAAGCAGTTTCATCATAGTCAAGGGCTGCATCCAGACTCTTGGGCATATTTGGCACCTCTACCTCTTTCACATTGTAAGGCGTGCCTTCAAAGAATCTGATATTATCTTGACTCAAAGCTAAGATGTAAAATCGGTTATCGTTGTTAATCAATTGCAGTAGCGGCTTGAGGTGAAATTGCCCGCTAACAACTACCAATTCTGGAAACTCGATTGGCAACTGGTAGTAGCGAAAAACTGTTGGCGAGATAAAGATTACCAGTCCGCGATCTTGGTTTTCCCAAAAATCGGCGGTATCAAGTTCATGTGCTTGTTTAAGAAGTTCCACTGCTTCTGTATGAGGCATCTCGATTGCATCTAACCGTGCCTCAGCCTCACGAATTAAATTTTTGAAACGAATTGGGTTTTCTCTGACATCTGGCCCTGCTTTCTGCATTGGCATATATAAGGATATACAAGGGCTTTGAGGGGTTTCTACTAAAGCTTTTAATTCATCTATATTCAATAGCGGCATACTTAACTCCTGTCCAAGTTGCTAAAAGCAGATTGCTCTAGATTTATTTCATGCGCAAGTTGACCAGCTTTCATCTTTCTTACGATAAAAATTAGCTACTGCCTACCCTGTCTTTAGATATATAAAGTTTTGAATTTTGAGTTTTGAGTTTTGAGTTAACCTCGGATAAAGGTTTGAGATTTGAATTTCGTCTTCAACTCATAACTACAGATAGCGAGTATATCCTTGGCAATTTAATACGTTCAGGGTAACGATTTGTTGGGGTGTTGGCAACAACTGATTCAACGATGGAATTCTACTTTAAGTTAATGTATATCAATAAACACAAAACCGCGCAAAGTTGAATTATTACTTTTGACGGAGTTTATTTAAAGCCAATATACCACACATTTAGAAGTAATGAGGGGTTGTCAGTAGCAAATTATTCTCTACCGAAGTCAGGTGATATGGCTACTAAACAAAATGTTTGGAGTAAACTACAACAAGATCAAAGTGATATGACAAAAATCCGTTATTTCGCCTTGATTACAGGAATTCTTTTTCTGCTATTAGGAATAGCGGGCTTCATTCCAGGGCTTGTTACGTTACCAGCAGGTGCTCCTACAGTCGCAGTTGATGCACCCAGGTTAGCGCTTGATAGTGGATACGGCTACGTACTAGGGTTATTTCCTACTAATTCCTTACATAATGCAGTTCACATCGTCGTGGGGCTGTTAGGAATTGCTGCTTACACCAGTGCTAGTGGGGCGCTAGTGTTTACTCGCGGATATGCGATCGCCTACGCACTCATCGCATTGATGGGCTTATTTCCTTTTTCCAACACAACTTTTGGTGTGATGCCCATCTACGGAAATAATGTGTGGTTGAATGGAATTACTGCAGCGATCGCTGCCTATCTCGGCTTTAGTAAACCAATCGAAACTAGCACTTCATCTACACCAGATAACGTATAAAAATCTTCTTCTGGTTCATCACCAGTGTAACTATTGTTTGTCAATTGACAGCTATAAAAAGTGATTTTTATCACAAAATTAATAAAATCATACACCTTTTGGTAGCTGTTGTTCAAGAGTAAATATTTTATGGTGAAGGAGTGAAAAACGCACGATAAAGGTAATCTTCCTCTTTAATTGCCTCAGTTACACTGGGGCAATCTCTATTCTTGTAAATAGCTAAAATTTCTTCAAATGCAAGCTTACGATGTTATTATTATTGGCGCAGGACATAATGCATTAGTTTGTGCAGCTTATCTTTTAAAAGCAGGGTACAGTGTTTTACTTTTAGAAAAGAACTCGATTCCAGGAGGCGCGGCTACTACACAAGAAATCATGCCAGAAAATGCTCCTGGCTTCAAATTTAATCCTTGCGCTATTGATCATATTTTTATTCATTTAGGCCCGATTGTTAGGGAACTAGAACTATATAAATACGGCTTAGAATATCTATTTTGCGACCCGATTGCTTTTTGCCCGCATCCTAATGGCAAATATTTTCTTGCCCATCGTTCGGTTGAGCAAACTTGTGCTGAAATCGAACGTTTTAGTCCTCGCGATGCCAAACGATACGCAGAGTATATTGATTTTTGGCAGCGGGTAACACAAATGATTACTCCGATATTTAATGCCCCACCAAAGTCAATTGTTGATATGGCAGGGAATTACAATGCTACCAAAGTCAAAGATATGTTGTCTTTAATGGGATCTCCTGATCAAACGTTAAATTTAATGCGATCGCTTTTTACCAGCGCCAAAGATGTCATCGAAGAATATTTTGATGCTGAATTTCTCAAAGCACCATTAGCCAGAATGGCAGGAGAGTTAAGCACAGCACCTTCTCAAAAAACGAGTGCGATCGGTTCCATTATGATGGCAATGCGCCACAACCCTGGTGTCAGCCGACCAAAAGGAGGTACAGGTGCGCTCATCCAATCCTTAGTTGCTGCGGTGAAAAACCTTGGAGGTGACATCCTCACCGACCAACACGTAGAAAAAGTTTTAGTTGACGAGGGACGCGCAGTCGGAGTTCGGGGTGCAAACAATCAGGAATTTCGTGCCAATCGCGGCGTGATTTCGAGTATTGACGCCAAGCGCTTATTTTTACAATTAATCGATAAGAGTGATATTGATGCCGTCGATCCTGAATTATGTTCTGCCTTGTCTCGTCGCATAGTACACAACAACGAGTCCATTCTTAAAATTGACTGTGCGCTTGCAGAACCTCCCCGCTTTAGTGCGCATAACCACACCGATGAC
This genomic interval carries:
- a CDS encoding phytoene desaturase family protein, with protein sequence MSEQIIIVGAGPGGLATAMRLASKGYSVQIFEATDRVGGRMRGFVDGDYAFDTGPTILQLPRVYEELFAEAGLRLADYIQFKQLNPNTRIRFWDDSQLDLTSDLDAFKAQLTAMRSDLPEAFDRWYTEHIRKNEAGYKPYLGSPVRSPLGYLRPNEIATGLSFRPWETLYQHFWRFFQDDRLVYALSYPSKYLGMHPTACSSIFSLIPFLEFADGVWHPEGGFRALAQALAHAAKDLGVKIHLNCPIKQVWIESDRTRGVELVSGERISADAVVVNADFGYGVRHLLPESARGRYTDEKLSSMQFSCSTFMLYLGINRRYELPHHQLYLSEHIRKRERPWVDDSALDETDPPFYVCNPSIVDPSNAPAGHSTLYVLVPIPNTSYGVDWQSKQQVYRDLVIQRMSILGFADVEKHIVTETCYTADTWRDDYYVHLGAVFNLGHGWRQLGPFRPPIRSENVRNLYWIGGAVHPGSGLLTILEAARSATFFVNQDLGARAAV
- the crtO gene encoding beta-carotene ketolase CrtO gives rise to the protein MQAYDVIIIGAGHNALVCAAYLLKAGYSVLLLEKNSIPGGAATTQEIMPENAPGFKFNPCAIDHIFIHLGPIVRELELYKYGLEYLFCDPIAFCPHPNGKYFLAHRSVEQTCAEIERFSPRDAKRYAEYIDFWQRVTQMITPIFNAPPKSIVDMAGNYNATKVKDMLSLMGSPDQTLNLMRSLFTSAKDVIEEYFDAEFLKAPLARMAGELSTAPSQKTSAIGSIMMAMRHNPGVSRPKGGTGALIQSLVAAVKNLGGDILTDQHVEKVLVDEGRAVGVRGANNQEFRANRGVISSIDAKRLFLQLIDKSDIDAVDPELCSALSRRIVHNNESILKIDCALAEPPRFSAHNHTDDYLVGSVLIADSVNHVEIAHTDCTVGKIPDADPSMYLVVPTVLDPSMAPEGKHTLWIEFFAPYQIAGAEGTGLDGTGWTDELKHKVADRVLDKLADYAPNLKNAMIARHVESPAELTKRLGVLEGNYYHLDMTFDQMMFFRPIPELANYKTPIEGLFLTGAGTHPGGAISGIPGRNCARVFLHTQQPIRQTLTDATEVLKSRFKSFFKS
- a CDS encoding PAS domain-containing protein, which encodes MSEDGALLEGNPAFLRLLGVDAIAPATQTLEPYFQPEDYAQLLSQLQQNGQIRDREFQLHRVDGNTIWVQVSKTFNTIDGVTVIDGLMEDISKVKQRETECQEALEELAVAEEELKTQNEELARQNEDLSQQKEALVVARQTVEAERQRYQELFEFAPDSYLVTDAAATILEANRAAASMLGVQSHLLIGLPFLNFVADSDRQELVAKINEPRSGDWVREWEVRIVRQWDRRPIDVILTVAVVRDCAFLNAGGDRKGQFVALRWLIRDITQRKQALTALQASETRFRQLAESIEDVFWMCDPQQARSLYVSSAYEKIWGRSCASLKANWQEWIDTIYPDDRERVREAFFTNILRGKYDEEYRIVRPDGTVRWVRDRGYPVKNDAGEIQCVNGIAEDITERKQIAAELHRREQEFRALVENSLDIISRFNLELRHLYVNPAIEQATGIPQAHFLGKTNAELGFATETATAWDNSLREVLTTRQCSFLEFDFSSPDGTRSYQSRIAPEFAQDSSAQSLLAISRDVTEYKLAEKALRERSERLKLLSETASALLSTEQPLALMNDLFEKLAAQLDLHFYFNFLVDERDRQQMWFCCKN
- a CDS encoding IS6 family transposase gives rise to the protein MSKSNLFKWRHYEANIILLCVRWYLTYPLSYRQVAEMVNERGMEVSHTTIFRWVQQYGPELDKRCRPHLQITNDLWRVDETYVKVKGKWKYLYRAVDSARNTLDFLLTAKRDAQAAKRFFRKALKASHNQEPRVVTVDKNAAYPKAIDELKIKKELPQTVELRQKKYLNNIVEQDHRGIKRLVKPGMGFGSFNTARRTIKGYEIMNMITKGQIQAVAKGAVIDLKFIAEIFGVAA
- a CDS encoding SDR family oxidoreductase, with product MFPAKHAISSPARRHCYNGGHLRTTLAPHLGDFERLDPVPFKFYPILGEKIGKNICLRGLGGDWHFILQFKITLGVVEMQLKPIDQQVIAVVGASSGIGRETALKLAAKNAKLVVAARSQPGLDSLVEEITALGGSATAIVADVSEFEQVKAIADAAIAAYGRLDTWVHCAAINLYATFEQTTPEEFQRVIDVNFVGQVYGAMAALPHLKRQGSGALIHISSVEARRALPYHSAYAAAKHGIKGFLKSLRVELRHEKLPISVTNIMPASINTPLFNKSRTKLGVKPQGLPPIYQPAAVADAILYATEHPIRDLVVGGAGQAISFAQALSPCFMDALMLLIGFQLQKTDEPKSEEAPDNLFEPITGFDRVAGDFSSRSRMSYSAWLATHPIAKWGVAATAISIMGLAILNVT
- a CDS encoding Crp/Fnr family transcriptional regulator, producing MRWLLRENALQLQSILSLDSDDEMTSDRFKDRYYKGELIPINYQEIYQVCQGVVKLSTISDTGEEVLVGLASSSMPFGASITSLNIYQATALTNNVELVRFPLTNWLNCPSRVQKLVPKLTSRLRQTELLLYISDQRRVKHRLHYLLQFLKQEIGQPVPQGTRLSVRFTHEELASACCATRVTTTRQLNKLREQGMISVDDEHHIILLN
- a CDS encoding DUF4383 domain-containing protein; the encoded protein is MATKQNVWSKLQQDQSDMTKIRYFALITGILFLLLGIAGFIPGLVTLPAGAPTVAVDAPRLALDSGYGYVLGLFPTNSLHNAVHIVVGLLGIAAYTSASGALVFTRGYAIAYALIALMGLFPFSNTTFGVMPIYGNNVWLNGITAAIAAYLGFSKPIETSTSSTPDNV